A region of Daphnia carinata strain CSIRO-1 chromosome 10, CSIRO_AGI_Dcar_HiC_V3, whole genome shotgun sequence DNA encodes the following proteins:
- the LOC130701947 gene encoding uncharacterized protein LOC130701947 — translation MNFSTPASSKSLEKTTLPNMMTGTDTSKKSHIIFNAYTEQSIRRNSNVTYTKTTATDGHQVNGTRGTYTAKTPGFYGFIFHALTTDSKNVMPVAELRVNDVAIATAAAFNGGTYKTLTLIAGAQLKQDDCVSIFVAGGPLFENVNKHSKHRASFAGTLMI, via the exons ATGAATTTCTCGACACCCGCATCAAGCAAATCATTAG AGAAGACGACTTTGCCAAATATGATGACGGGAACAGACACTTCGAAAAAGTCGCATATTATATTCAACGCCTACACCGAGCAGTCTATCCGGCGCAATTCCAATGTGACCTACACAAAAACGACTGCTACTGATGGTCACCAGGTGAACGGGACAAGGGGCACTTACACAGCCAAGACACCGGGATTTTATGGCTTTATCTTTCACGCGTTAACCACCGACTCGAAAAATGTGATGCCCGTCGCTGAATTGCGAGTGAACGACGTCGCAATAGCCACGGCAGCCGCGTTCAATGGTGGCACTTATAAGACTCTTACGTTGATTGCAGGTGCACAACTAAAGCAGGACGATTGCGTCTCGATTTTCGTAGCCGGTGGGCCGTTATTCGAGAACGTCAACAAACATAGCAAGCATCGGGCGTCATTCGCGGGAACACTCATGATTTAA